The DNA sequence CGGGCTCCGGTTCCATGATCCGGACACGGGGCAGTACCTGCTGTCGCACGCGGAAGCGGAAGCGGCACGGGCGGAAGCGGAAGCGGCGCGGGTGGCGGCGGAAGCACGGATCGCGGACCTGGAGGCGAGCCTGCGGAACCTTGGCGGTTCCTGAACGGAGCGGACCCGACGACCGCGCCGGGGCGCTCGGCACTCCCGGCGGCATGGCTGACGGGTGCTATCGTCAGCCGTGTTTGCGCGTCGATGCCCCGTGTGCAGTCTATGTGCCGAGTTCGTCTTGAACGATCGAGGGGCGTTTGTCGATCAGGGCGAGCAGCACGCGGGCGGATCCCTCCGGGTGCCTGCGACCTTGCTCCCAGTTCTTGAGCGTTCCCAGCGGAACGCCGATGCTTCTGGCAAACGCCGGCTGGGAGAGCCCGGTTCGGCTGCGGATCGAGGCGACATCCGGTTCGGGCACGTTGACGTCACGCACGTTATACCCGGCTCGCGCACCGTGCAGGTACGCCTCTGCGTCCTCAAGACCGGCCATGACCTTCTTGAATGCGTTGCTCATTTTCGCCTCCGGTAGTCCTCCGCGATGCGTTTTGCAGCGGTGATCAGTGCAGATCGTTCTCTGGGTGAGAGCGATACTTTCTCATTCTTGGCGAATAGAGCAAGCAAGAACACCGGAATATCTACACCAGAGAATAGGAAGATAACCCGAACTCCTCCTCGCTTTCCGCCACCCGAGCGAGCGAACCGCATCTTCCGAACTCCACCGCCTATCGCCACGCCAGCGGTAGGGTTCTCGGCTACGACACTCGCAACGCCGTCCTGTTCGTCCTGTGACAGCACCCTCCTTGCCGCCGCGAGGTATGCCGGTGTCTCCACGACGGTCTGAAGGCGAGCCTGCACCGTGCAAAACATAGGCGCCATTGGCGTCGGCGTCAATGGCGCCTATTCAGGCATAGAGAAGGACGGAGTTGGAGCTATTCGAGGTCTTGCTCGGGGCGCAGGC is a window from the Spirochaetaceae bacterium genome containing:
- a CDS encoding type II toxin-antitoxin system RelE/ParE family toxin; the protein is MQARLQTVVETPAYLAAARRVLSQDEQDGVASVVAENPTAGVAIGGGVRKMRFARSGGGKRGGVRVIFLFSGVDIPVFLLALFAKNEKVSLSPRERSALITAAKRIAEDYRRRK
- a CDS encoding helix-turn-helix domain-containing protein — encoded protein: MSNAFKKVMAGLEDAEAYLHGARAGYNVRDVNVPEPDVASIRSRTGLSQPAFARSIGVPLGTLKNWEQGRRHPEGSARVLLALIDKRPSIVQDELGT